The Candidatus Eisenbacteria bacterium genome contains the following window.
GGCTCTGTCTCACCTACGCGACGCTCCTCGCGAACCGGGGGTTCCAGACCACCACCGAGGTCCGCGAGTTCCTCGAGCCCTCGCTGACGCGTCTCCTCGACGCCTTCCAGATGAAGGACATGGATCTCGCCACCGAGCGGATCTGGAGGGCGGTCGACGAGCGGGAGATGATCCTGGTCTACGGGGATTACGACGTGGACGGGATCACCTCGACCACGCTCCTCACGTCGGCGCTCACGCGCGTGGGGGCGAAGGTCGAATACTTCATCCCCGACCGGATCCGGGACGGCTACGGGTTCTCGATGCGCGGAGTCGAGGTCGCGAAGCGCCGACGCGCGCGTCTCGTGATCACCGCCGACTGCGGCATCACCGCCACGGCCGAGGTGCGCGCGGCGCGCGAGCACGGGATCGAGGTGATCGTCACGGACCACCACGAGCCCCTGGGCGAGCTTCCCGAGGCCGTCGCGATCCTGAACCCCAAGCGCCGCGACTGCCGGTATCCGTTCAAGGAGCTGGCCGGCGTGGGCGTGGTGCTCAAGCTCGTGCAGGGGCTGGTCGCCTCGCGTCCCGGAGCGCTTCCGCAGGACTTCGTTCACGACCATCTCGATCTCGTCGCGCTCGGGACGATCGCGGACGTGGTGCCGCTTCGCGGCGAGAATCGCATCTTCGCGAAGATGGGACTCGACCGGATCTGCGAATCCACGAAGCCCGGGATCGTGGCGCTGAAGGAAGTGGCCGGACTGCGCGCGCGGCGTGTCGAGAGCGGTCATGTGGCGTACATCCTGGCGCCCCGCATCAACGCCGCGGGGAGGCTGGGGAACGCGGAGTCGGGCGTCAGGCTCCTCCTCGCGACCGACATGGCCGAGGCCATGACGATCGCGGAGAGCCTCGAGGAGGACAACACGAACCGGAAGAAGATCGACGAGGAGACGCTCGAGGACGCGCTGGAGCAGCTCCGGCGCATGGGGCCCGAGCTTCCGCCCGCGATCGTGCTCTGGTCCGACCGCTGGCATCCCGGCGTCCTCGGCATCGTCGCGTCGCGGCTCATGGAGCGCTTCCACCGTCCCACGGTGCTCATCTCGGCCGACGAGGACGAAGGGAAGGGCTCGGGCCGCAGCATCCCGGGTTTCGACGTGTGCCAGGCGCTCCAGGAGTGTCGCGAGCACCTGATCGGGTTCGGCGGGCACAGCTACGCGGCGGGGCTCACGATCCGCGCGGAGCAGATGTCCGACTTCCGGGACCGGCTCTGCAAGGTCGTCACGAGCCGGCTCGATCCCGACGACTACGTTCCGAAGCTCTCGATCGACGGCCCGCTCGCGCTCGAGGAGTGCAACGAGGACCTCGTCACCTTCCTCGACCGGCTCTCCCCGTTCGGGATCGGGAACGCGGAGCCCCTCTTCATCGCCGACGACGTCCGGCTCGCCGCGCCACCCATGGTCGTGAGCCGCAACCACTTGAAGCTGAGCCTCCGGCAGAACGGCCGCGACCTCGACTGCATCGGGTTCGGGATGGGCCATCTCGCGGGCCCCATCCAGGCCGACGCCGGGCGCGTCTCGATCGCGTTCGTTCCCACGATCAACGTCTGGCAG
Protein-coding sequences here:
- the recJ gene encoding single-stranded-DNA-specific exonuclease RecJ; the encoded protein is LCLTYATLLANRGFQTTTEVREFLEPSLTRLLDAFQMKDMDLATERIWRAVDEREMILVYGDYDVDGITSTTLLTSALTRVGAKVEYFIPDRIRDGYGFSMRGVEVAKRRRARLVITADCGITATAEVRAAREHGIEVIVTDHHEPLGELPEAVAILNPKRRDCRYPFKELAGVGVVLKLVQGLVASRPGALPQDFVHDHLDLVALGTIADVVPLRGENRIFAKMGLDRICESTKPGIVALKEVAGLRARRVESGHVAYILAPRINAAGRLGNAESGVRLLLATDMAEAMTIAESLEEDNTNRKKIDEETLEDALEQLRRMGPELPPAIVLWSDRWHPGVLGIVASRLMERFHRPTVLISADEDEGKGSGRSIPGFDVCQALQECREHLIGFGGHSYAAGLTIRAEQMSDFRDRLCKVVTSRLDPDDYVPKLSIDGPLALEECNEDLVTFLDRLSPFGIGNAEPLFIADDVRLAAPPMVVSRNHLKLSLRQNGRDLDCIGFGMGHLAGPIQADAGRVSIAFVPTINVWQNRARLQLKLRDIQIR